The Ciconia boyciana chromosome 4, ASM3463844v1, whole genome shotgun sequence DNA window acacgatgatgtcatcaatgtattgcagatgttctggagcttcaccctgttccagtgcagtctggatcagtccatggcaaatggtagggctgtgtttccacccctggggcagtcgattccaggtgtactgaacgcccctccaagtgaaagcaaactgtggcctgcactctgctgccaaagggattgagaagaacgcattagcgatatcaattgtgGCATAgcatttggctgcctttgactccagttcgtattgaagttccagcatgtccggcacggcagcactcagtggtggcgtgacttcatCCAGGCCACGATAGcctactgttagtctccactctccattagactttctcactggccatatgggactgttgaagggtgagcgagtcttactgatgactccttggctctccagtcgacgaatcagcttatggatgggaatcagggagtctcggttggtgcgatattgcctccggtgcaccgttgtggtagcgattggcacctgttgttcttcaaccctcagcaaccccacaacagaagggtcctctgagagactgggcagggtggacagctgtttaatttcctccatctccaaggcagctataccaaaagcccaccggtacccttttgggtccttgaaataccctctcctgaggtagtctgtgccaaggatgcacggagcctctgggccaggcACAATGGGgggcttttgccactcattcccagttaggctcactttggcctccaatacagtcagctgttgggatccccctgtcactccagaaatacagatgggttctgcccctgtatagcttgatggcattagggtgcactgtgcaccggtgtccactagagccttctactcctgtgggtctgatgtgccaggccatcgaatccacacagtccagtaaacccgcttgtccctttcctccacctggctggaggcagggcccctctagtcctggtcacagtattcgttacccacttcttgtacatacgagtcaggagctccttcattaaaatcaggagtaagatcagcccttttactctgtctggggaactgtccaccggaaactggagcagcaattttcctggaagaacctccttgtgtgattgtttttccttgcaactcacgtacccgtgcctctagggttgaggtaggttttccatcccatttcctcatgtcctctccgtggtcacgcaggtaaaaccatagtTTGCCCTGTGATGTGcaccctctatatcctctctcttgaacagaggaacgctgactcctaatacctgagatactggtccatacaggtggggagtaggacctatcctcttcgagttgctggacctcccggggcagtttctccacagccgagacaagggaggaagagactttcttcgtattccccgagttggctagccgcttcatccactgttggtccctctccatctttccaggtcagtactgccaatgagttggcatataACGCTGGTGCACTCCATAcaaacttccgccacatgggtcgcgtgcactggacttcatctggatctttgggtaactgcttgttttccaggtcaccataaatcacctccagcacagctaattccctcaggtactggatacctctctccatggtggtccatttgcctgggcgatatacaacatcttccttgaagggatatctttccttcatagctgacaggagtcgcctccagaggctgcgggctggtgccccttttccaatcactttgtcaatgcccccttccctagaaagggatcccagctgtttggcttccttaccctccaattccaggctactggccccactatcccagcactggagcagccaggtgacaatgtgctcgcctgggcgatggctgaaatcttttcgcatatctcgcagctcactcagggatagggatcaggtggtttatgtctcatttacgagttcttcctcttcctctccttgtgatggccctgctttttcatcctccctttctaaacgagctgactttcgcttccaagatttcttcttgtgtataggggcgactgatactgacatgggttggttccctggttcagccaCGGTGCCTATCGTAGGGATTGGAGTAACTGCAGTATCTGTCGCTGGTGTTcgagtagccgcagtgcctgtcgcagggcGGGTTGGAGTATCCGCAGTGCCTATCGCAGAGGGAGGGTTGGAGaagccgcagtgcctgtcgcaggcGGGGATGGAGTAGCTGCGATGCCTCTCGCTTTgttgtcagatccagagaccttctcttccccttgagggttctgaatagtgttgaacagggctcggtaggcatgggccaggccccagcacattgcagtgatttgtgtgtccctagaattggcagggtgacagcatactttttccaaatattttactagtttttcaggattctgcacttgttcaggggtgaaattccaaaacactggaggtgcccaccgtcctaggcatttgcccatgctacCCCACACACCACTCATAACTATTCAGTCTTgaggcagatctctggatgatattcttaaatagttgtttaaccttaaACAAGGCCTGAAACATGTTCAGGAGccatagcaataggaacatggtggtttgaacatcccaaggatattcaaaattctcaagagctattgtaatcagcctggaggagaaggggaaggtgaaggaaggtgtctcccccaCAGATTGGCTCTCCGaggagaaaatgtaaaagcGTAATCATTAATAGTTTCCTTGAGATGGCTCCTGAAGTATGGGGATGACGGCACTGCTGAGTACAATCTCATGACCAAGAATTTTATCATActaagccagtgttacacagtacagcaaagcgaTAACTTTAATCCatctcccagaggtgataaacagcaccaCAGGGAGTGCACATGGCAGGTAAGCTGTTACgtaacacaactctgagaacaagcacaTCTCCGAGAGCAAAtgaatcaacattgtgaccagcgactattaaactaatataatgaatgcttatcacaaatttgttttaacacgctctggtcagatctgtcgttatctcaacccttcaggccccatgttgggcgccaaaaagtcctgtcatggtttaacgcagcaggcagctaaacaccacacagccgctcgctcacccttcccctccctggtgggatgggggagagaatcggaagagcaaaagtaagaaaactcatgggttgagataagaacagtttaatacttggaacaaataataataatagtaataataataataataaaaataataataaattgtaatgagaaggaaaacaacaagagagtgagagaggaacaaaacccaggggaaaaaaaaaaaccaagtgatacaactgctcaccacccgccaaccgacgCCCActcagtccctgagcagcaatcgctgccccccggccaactccccccagtttctatactgggcatgaggccatatggtatggaatagccctttgggcagtttgggtcaactgtcctggctgtgccccctcccagcttcttgtgcacctggcagagcaggggaagctgaaaagtccttgaccagtgtaaacaccacttagcaacaactaaaacatcagcgtgttatcacattattctcatccttatatccaaaacacagcactatagcagctactggaaagaaaattaactctatcccagctgaaaccaggacaatcccTCTCTTCATGAGATGTCAGTTCCCTGGAAATCACAGGCTGACATTAGCACAACTTGTCACCAAATTCAGTGAGAATAGGAGACCATCAAGTGGCTCTTCTGTCAGTGCAGTTATTGACCATTTATAAAACGGAAGTGGCCTAAAAGCTCTAATAAGAAACAAACCTTTTGAGCAGGGCACTCCTTAGAAGTATGTTTTACCTTAGCTTTCCTGTTTGTTCCCTTGTTTAAGCTTCTCTGGTTTACTTTTTATGTTATGTCTTATCTTTAACAACACCTCAGAACTTGTCcgtcctgccctctcccccagctGTGCAATTTACTTCTTTCCcagtttttttctcctccagaaatGTGTCCCCCACCCTTTGCGGGTCTCTCACATATTAGTCCctggaaaaaaccctgaaggGTCTGGATTGCCATAGCACACCGCTGTCTGTGGGGCTCCCCAACATCAGTTCCAAGCCTTCGCCATGAACCCTGTCAAGCACTGAGTTGCCCTTTTCTCCTGGCGAGGGGGAGatgctccttttcctcctcctgcctggttATAGGCTGGATGCATGAGAGCAGTTTGGTTTTCGTTTCAGGGATGGACAGTCTGGCAAAGTAACCATGGATGATTATGGTGCCAGAACTGGAAAATCCCCTGGAAAGATGAGGCAGTTAAACATCAGTGGAGATCTCTATGTAGGTGAGTGCTCACCGTTCACATTCAGGACCCAGACGCATGTTTGTGTTTGCAAGGTTGGCTGCAAGCCGGGGCATCCCAGCTCCGTCCATCTCAAGGTGAAGGCTTCATGCAGAAGCCTCTGGTCCTCCACAGCCTGTTTTTTGTGGGGAGGCCTCTCCAGGTGGGCCAGGGGGGACTGTGGTATGAGAAAGGACCAACACCATGGGGTGCACTGTGGTACCCCCAGCAGGTACATAGAGAAACAGCAAGTGTCAGCTGCAAACTCCACACCTTAGTGGGAATCTGGGCCCAAGTTTATTCATCTCTTACTGATGCTACAATTTCTGCAATAAATAATTAGCATCCTAGTTTATTATCTCCTGCTTATCCCCTCTGTACTTTCAAGTgcttaaaagctgtatttaaaaaccacagagcaacctgtaaattaaaattcaccTCTGAGGTGTGCTAGGAAAGATAATGGTGTTGCTGGGCGTGCAGTCTGCCAAGCAGGAACAGACACCCGTGTCCGTGAAGAGTTTCTCATCGCTGCCTTTCCCCCAGGTGGCATGAAGGAGATAGCCCTGCACACGAACAGGCAGTACATGCGGGGCCTGGTGGGGTGCATCTCGCACCTCACGCTTTCAAACAATTGCTACATCTCACTGGTGGAGGATGCTGCCAATGGGAAGAACATCAACACGTGTAGGACCAAGTGACAAGAGAGGAATCCCGGTGCTGAGGACCCGTCatgcttgcgtgtgtggctgAGTGCGAGCTGGCTGCCACAGCCCTCTACGGTCGGCCCACATTTGCCATCTGGGAAGGTGACCAAGCCAAAgggaaacctgaaaaaaaaacccaaaacatttttccctctcctttcctctgctgaccAAACCAAACCGAATATCTTGTGTAGGAACCGTCCCCTCTACCCATTAAGTGTTTAGTGAACACTAAAGGTTGTGCATCAGtgcaaacagcaaagaaatgtgTGATGTTATGAGTAGCTCAATGACTGTGTTGTGGTCCATAGATTATCTTTTGTACTATCAAAGAGAGCAGTCTTGAAATGCCTGCATTCATTCCACCCTGCAATGGTATAATGACTGTATTGTTCAACAAATGCACCATCAGGCAGTGTATCTGTGCATTCAAAATATATGTCCCAGAATAAGTAGTTCTTTTTACCGCTATCTGATTTAGCTAAATTATGTTTCATCCTGTGTAAATAACAGCTACAGTGACTGGTTTCAAAATATTGTTGTTTGTTGGAGGAAAGTTCTTAAAGTCTACTTTTTTATTACAAGCAACAAAATCAATGAACCAATTTTGTAGAAGTAATTTTATACTTGTATATTTTTTATAGCAGCATCAGAACTCCTTACATGGTATAACCTTTAACATTTAGGCATACTATACCATTAGCTCTTTGCACACTTACCTAAAAATAGCAAAGCGACCTGTGGTTTCAGTTTGTTATACAGGAGGCTTAATGTCTGTATTATACAGTTTTGGTGGAGATATTTGTGAGTGATGACCAGTTTTAAATCTgactctttttgttttgtaaattttgAGAGTTTAAAATTGTATATTATGAAGCTTTCCTGGCTTAAATGGATTAAAagattagggaaaaaaagagcaaattctTGCTACTGTGGTATTttaaatcactatttttttgctgaaaaatgagaaaagggatGTGCAAGAGACCTTGATGGGTCACAGtcctcttaaaataaaatgttttctaggCACTGGACCAACACTTATGCAACCTTGATTGCCAAACACTTAATTTAAGCAGGCAAACAGAGTGCTGTTGAGACACTAAGGAAATGATCCAGAATTTCATAGTTtggagatttttcttccttaactCTTTGTTTGAAGTGGAGCAGTGAGCCATAGGGGGATGTATTTGGTTTGCgtggcaaagttttggtagcagggggggctgcaggggtggcttctgtgagaagatgccagaagcttcccccatgtctgatagagccaatgccagccagctccaagatggacccgccgctggccaaagctgagccaatcagcaacggtggtagcacctctgggattTAAGATTTTTGAGGATTTTAagatttaagaagggggaaaaaacctgctgcacaacagcagctgggagagaggagtgagaatatgtgagagaaccaactctgcagacaccaaggtcagtgaagaaggagggggaggaggtgctccaggcaccagagcagagattcccatgcagcccgtggtgaagaccatggtgaggcaggctgtccccctgcagcccatggaggtccatggtggagcagatatccacctgcagcccatggaggaccccacgcctGATCAGGTGGATGCGCCCAAAGGAGGgtgtgaccccatggagagccaagctggagcaggctcctggcaggacctgtgaccctgtgggggacccacactggagcagtctgttcctgaaggactttccaggcccacgctggagcagttcgtgaagaatGGCAGCCCCTGagaaggacccatgttggagaagttcatggaggactgtctcctgtgggtgggaccccacactggagcaggggaagagtgtgaggaggaaggagtggcagagacaacgtgtgatgaactgaccacaacccccattccctgtccccctgtgccgctcagggggaggaggtagagaaatggggagtgaagttgagcctgggaagaagggaggggtggggggaaggtgttttaagatttggttttatttctcattatcctactctgatttgagtggcaataaattaaattaatttccccgagtcgagtctgttttgcccgtgatggagtgatctctctgtctttatctcgactCATGAGCCTTTCTTTATattctctcttccctgtccagctgaggagggggagtgatagagcagcttggtgggcacctggcagccagcaaaggtcaacccaccacaggtgAAGAAGCGAGAGCCGCTGTGCAGTGGGGCACCCCACGGCTCGCTGCGTGCTCGCAGCGGGAGAAGCACAAACCTCCTTGGCAGCGCTGGCTCGTCTGAATGCTGATGAGTTAAAAGGACCTGATGTGGCAAAAGCAATGGACATCAGGAggtttctgctgcatttttacTGTGCCCAGGGTGCTCCTGGCTCCCTCGGAGCTAAAACACGTTCCTGAGGCTTGTCCCACCTACAGGTGACCATGAGCAACTTCAGActccagtggaaaaaataatagctGGTACTAGATATTACCACATGCAAAGAACTGCCAAGGATACTCCAGCCCCTCTTCTGCATGCTGAAAGGGACACCCTGATCACTTATGTGAAAGATCTTGTGCTCTTTGTAGACATGGCAGCAGTGGTCAAAAACAAATACCGAGACTAGTTAGAAatagaaaggaacagaaaaatatatggtGGTGCCAGCATGTAAGATGTGCACCTGTGCTCTGCCCCCTGTTCAAATCACACTTCAAAAGAACTGTCTGTAGAAGAAATAGGCAGCTTTCAGAGGAGCTAGAGACACACATGGCTCTCCTTCCAGGGGAAGTGCAGTTTTGTTTGGCTTGGGGAGCCCCATGGGGAGAGAGAAACCTGTGCatggtcaggaaaaaaaaaacaggataaAGTATATTATCAAGATgtggctttaaaatgaaagtaaatggaATTTGATGCCATGGGATGTAAAGGGGAAATGTGCAAAGTGTTTGAAAAGGGGtaaaaactaaaatctgtggagGCTGAAGGTCTTGCTGGCTGctcactgcagcagccctgtggCGGCGGCCAGGACACAGCCTGTGCTCGGGTTGCAtctcagctgctggagaggaaagaGTCACATTTTATGTGCTTGGGGGGGGGTTCCCAAATGGTAATGACCTGTCCTGACTTGGCATAGGGTAGTGAGATCCGGCTGGCAGTACCCCTAGTCCTGGGGACCTGCTGTGCCGCCAGTGACCGGTGACAGGGGACAACGGTCCAGAAACTGCATCAGTCTCCACTCTGTCACATGTGCCTTGCCTTTCCCATCCTTTCATTTCTGTCGCAGACAAACATCTGGTGGGAGAGGTCTCTATTTTTAAGGTAATTTACTGCAGAATAACAGGCGTTTTGGTACAAGGCCATACTTCCCCAGAACAAAAGCTGCTCTTTGAAATGTGAGGGGGGGGTGGTGTAGGAAATACCTCCGTTGTTgttgtggaaaaggaaaagcaacaaacTGCAGCTCCCCAAATGCTTGTTCCCAACTGTGTGTATCACTGCGTGGGAATTTGGAGCTGCAGACCAAGCACAAGTGGTGAAGCTGCGTAGTGCCGGCAAGGCTGGAGGGGGGAATAGCAAGGATGCTGTGGGGTTTGagtcctttaaagaaaaagaaaaaaaaaaacgtcCTTTGTGGATCCTTTTAAAGATAGTTTGAGAAACTTCTGAAGAGGGGAGCACCCCCACATTCACTTTTCCAGTCTACCCAGTGAAGCTCAGCCGTGCCTCCAGGCTGGGTTAGAGGCAGGGGTTTCCACTCAAGGGGCTAAGCAGGAAATAGGTGCCAGAAATGCAGGAACATCTGACAAGACAAGACGTGGAGGCTCAGCCACCCCCCGATGccgggctggggaaggagaggggaaaggcgGATGGTGCGTGGCAGAGTGCTTAGTCATTTTCCCAGGAACTGGCCTGGGATGTGCTGTTCACTATCTCCAAGGCAGTTTATTAATCATGTTATTTATTGTTCGGGCCATATCAGATGCTCAGCATGACCCTGGCACTGCAGGACAAGCTCATGCCCATTGACAGAGCCGTGTCCTTTTGCTGCAGGTACCTGTGCAAACGGCTGGCCCATCCTCGCGGGCAGTTTCGCTGCAGGGCACAGAGACCACCCACCCACCGGCCACAGTCCCCAAACTCTGACTCCCCAGGATGGACCCTGTGTTGGCTGCAATGGGCGCCTCACAAATAGTGGCATTTTGCTGTGTTCCTTGGGGGCAACAGGGCTTGGGCACAGTCTTGGGtgttaaaaaaccaaactcctCTGCCCACCCCCTAGCTTTTGAATTTGGGGTACATGCTGTGCAACTTCATGAGCTTTTGCACAAGCGCAGCAGTTCTGCAGGCTCCAGGCCCCCCACCTTTCCCCCaaccctccagcccccctgGAAACAGTCCCTGGCCTGTGGCCAAATGTCCCCATGCAGCTTGGGGCAAACAGAGGCAAATATACGTGTTGCCTGTGGACTGGCAATAGCAGTTGTCTGGTAAAGGTGAGGAGCTGAGTTTTCCCTGTGTGTTTCTGAGCATGTAGGTGGAGAATGGgcagttaaaaaaatccccaaaatgcTAGAAAAGGGAGATGGCATTGAAGCCAGCAGTCCCAGGTGCTTGTGCCTTTCTTTGCAATTTAATCCCCTTCCTAAAACCACAGTTCTTAGATTGCTTCCTGATTTTCCACATTCATCCCAAAAGACATCCCCCTCCACTTTCTAGGCTAAACACCCCCCTTGGCACCAGCCTTGGATGGGCCAAGTCAGGCTTTGTGCCAGGGCACCAGCGGTCATGCAGAGCGGCTCACCCTGCcccttgccctgcccagggcacaGCGTATCTCGCTGCTCTCCACCACTGGtccacctccctggggaccagACAGACACTTGGGAGTCAGCAGTTAGGTTTACTCAGATCAtcctaaagtaaaaaaaaaaaaaagaaaagaaaaaaaaaaagaaagagagccAGACAAGACGTAGCAAAGGTCCCTATGGTAGACAAATTCTTGCTGCACCGGTGTGTCCTGGGTGGTCAAAGGCGAGGAGCCAGGAGCTCTTTTGCATCCCAGTCGTCCCAGCCTGGCCCCGGGGAGCAAAGAaggagggggctgctggggatAGGGAGTTGCCCATTCCCCGCTGGTGCATTAGCCTGC harbors:
- the LOC140651426 gene encoding pikachurin-like, encoding MNPVKDGQSGKVTMDDYGARTGKSPGKMRQLNISGDLYVGGMKEIALHTNRQYMRGLVGCISHLTLSNNCYISLVEDAANGKNINTCRTK